Proteins from one Entomospira culicis genomic window:
- a CDS encoding LysM peptidoglycan-binding domain-containing protein, giving the protein MKYKQPVIVLIFLLFLVSVLLGGSLLVQRNSDKVPLIAGGGGSSRPVISPTPPEVITPVDPPVEVEQPSVDPDENLNGSGGEFVDPLAPVEDPSAKARELTNQREYKVVSGDTVSTITVREWGNVMLWPDLYVNNQWIYNDPDLILPGELVMIFDKLGHGRSELTAEEKEYLLDAYLQVYKLYQQLGEKRNASKWYTLGLALRVEPRFFEIYADRIDPRDIEMVRTLQKQSGAFR; this is encoded by the coding sequence ATGAAGTATAAGCAACCCGTGATTGTATTAATATTTTTGCTATTTTTAGTGTCCGTATTATTAGGCGGATCGTTATTGGTACAGCGTAACTCAGACAAAGTGCCTCTCATTGCAGGTGGTGGTGGCTCTAGTCGCCCCGTGATTAGTCCAACCCCGCCGGAGGTCATCACTCCTGTTGATCCGCCTGTAGAGGTTGAGCAACCTTCTGTTGATCCTGATGAGAATTTAAATGGATCTGGTGGAGAATTTGTCGATCCACTAGCTCCTGTGGAAGATCCTTCTGCCAAGGCGCGTGAATTGACCAATCAAAGAGAGTATAAAGTGGTCTCTGGCGATACGGTAAGCACGATTACGGTACGCGAGTGGGGCAATGTCATGCTCTGGCCCGATCTCTACGTAAACAATCAGTGGATCTATAACGACCCTGATCTTATTTTACCCGGTGAGCTGGTCATGATTTTTGATAAGCTTGGTCATGGGCGTAGCGAACTGACTGCCGAAGAGAAAGAGTATCTTTTGGATGCGTATTTGCAGGTCTATAAGCTATATCAACAGTTGGGAGAAAAGCGTAATGCCTCTAAGTGGTATACACTAGGACTAGCGCTCCGTGTAGAGCCTCGCTTTTTTGAGATTTACGCCGATCGCATCGATCCCCGTGATATCGAGATGGTGAGAACTCTCCAGAAACAATCGGGTGCGTTTCGTTAA